The Rhodococcus rhodochrous DNA window CTGCGGCGATGGCGTTCTACGAGCGGGTGCGGCTCCCGCGATGAGCCAGGCTCGCGGCCCCGCGCCCACCCCCTGGGCGACGGGGCTCACGCTGACGGCATTCTCCTTCGTCGCCACCGTCATCACCGTCGTCGCCTGCGGGCAGGTGCTCGGCCGGATCCATCCGGCCCTCGCCGTCGTCGTCAATGTCGTGACGGTCGCGGGAGTCGCGCCGACCGCGTGGTCGTGGCTTCGGGTGCAGGTACTGCGCTGGCTCGCCGCCGGTTTCGTGGCCGGTGTGCCGTTCGGCTGGCTCGCGCTGATCGTGTCCTGATCGTCCCTCCGGAGAGTTCCTTCATGGGAGCCGTTCCGCAGAACGCCTCCGAAGCGCACACTCGGAAATGTCGGGTGGGCCGGAAGGAGCATCATGTCCCACGGTGCGCATGTCGAGCGGGAGCACATGTCGATCGGTCAAGGTCTGGCGGCCGGAATGTCGGTGGGAGCTGCGATCATCCTGACCTTGATCGGCGTGCTGCAGATCCTCCAGGGGATCGCTGCTGTCGCCGACGACGAGTTGCTCGTCGCCGGGCCGGAATACATGTTCGCGTTCGACCTCACGACCTGGGGGTGGATCCACATGGTCGTGGGTGTCGCGATGGCGGTGGTGGGAATCGCGTTGATCGCCGGTGCGACCTGGGCGCGGGTGGTGGCAATCGTCATCGCCGCACTGTCGATCGTGGTGAATTTCCTGTGGCTTCCGAACTATCCGGGTTGGGCGATCCTGATCATCGCGCTCGACGTGATGGTGATCTGGGCGATCTCGGCCTGGAATCCCCGAGCGACCTACTCCTGAATCCCCGCTGTGCGCCGGGGCCGACCGATCGGCGGAAACAGGTGCCCTTCACTCGTGATGGGCGTATGGTTTATGCGTCCCTCCGGAGGGGAGGGACGGAGGTCGTCATGGCTGGTGAACAGGCCCGCCGGCGCCGGAATCGGACAGATGCCACGATCCGATCCGGTGTCGACGAGCGGATGGAGCCGTGACTGGTGGTGGTGCCGGAAACGGCACGCCGCAAGGGGAAACAGGATACGAGATCTTCAATTTCCGGGCGGCTTCACGGGCATCGTCCCGGCCGCCGAATCGGCCGAGGAGGTTCGGCTATGGATTCCTTCTGGGACTACGTGTGGTACACAGTCGTCGTATTCGCATTC harbors:
- a CDS encoding DUF2537 domain-containing protein yields the protein MSQARGPAPTPWATGLTLTAFSFVATVITVVACGQVLGRIHPALAVVVNVVTVAGVAPTAWSWLRVQVLRWLAAGFVAGVPFGWLALIVS
- a CDS encoding DUF7144 family membrane protein, which gives rise to MSHGAHVEREHMSIGQGLAAGMSVGAAIILTLIGVLQILQGIAAVADDELLVAGPEYMFAFDLTTWGWIHMVVGVAMAVVGIALIAGATWARVVAIVIAALSIVVNFLWLPNYPGWAILIIALDVMVIWAISAWNPRATYS